CGAACTGCCGCTGTCGTCGGCGATCTCGCTCGAACCGGGCGGTCAGGTCGAGTTCAGCTCTCCGCCCGCGACATCCCTCCCCGCCTGCGTCGAAACCGTCGGCGCCGATCTGGCCGCCGCGCGCACCCTGTTGAGCCGCCACGGCATGCGCCTGGTGGGCCGGGGACTGGACGACCGCGCGGCCTGCCGGCTGTTGGACGATCCGCGCTATCGCGCGATGGAGAGCTTCTTCGACCGTACGGGCCCGGCAGGGCGGATCATGATGTGTTCCTCGGCCTCGGTCCAGGTCTGCCTCGACGCGGGAGTGGCGGGACGGGGCCCCTTCGGCCTCGGACGCCGCTGGTTCCTCGCCCACGTGCTGGGCGCGGTGTTCACGGCCGCGTTCGCGAACTCCCCCCTCACCGAAGGACCGTGGGCCGGCTGGCGCTCCGGCCGTCAGGCCGTGTGGGCGGCGTTGGACGGCTACCGGAACCTGGCCCCGGCGGGAATGGGCCGGGGGGATCCGCGCACGCTGTGGGCCAGATACGCGCTCGACGCCCCGGTGCTGTGCGTACGGTCCGAGGACGGGCCGTGGACGGTTCCCGGTGACGGCATGACCTTCCGCGAGTGGATCAACCGCTCGCACACCCCGGGCGGGCCCCGCGGGCGGCCCGCCGGAGGGCCGGGCGAGCCCGGCCGGCCGCCGGACCCCACCGATCTGGACTACCACCTGACGACGCTCTTCCCGCCGGTCCGCCCCCAGGGCCACCTGGAACTGCGGATGATCGACGCACAGCCCGGCGAAGACGGCTGGATCGTGCCGCTCGCCGTGGCGATGGCGCTGTTCAACGACGTGGTCGCGGCCGAGACCGCTTTCCGGGCGGTGCGGCCCCTGGCCGGTCTGGCGGACGGGGCGCCGGCCCCGCGCAACGCGCTGTGGGTGCGCGCCGCGCGGGACGGCCTGACCGATCCAGGGCTGCGTGCCGCCGCCGTGACGTGCTTCGCCGCGGCCCGGGAAGCGCTGCCGAGGCTGGGTGCCGGCCGGGCGGTGCGCGCGGCCGTCGAGGAGTTCTCCGCGCGCTACGTGGCCCGGGGCCGATGTCCGGCCGACGATGTCCTCGACGGGTGCCGCGCGGCCCCGTTCAGTGCCGCGCCATTCGACGCCACCCCGTTCGGCGCCGCGCCATTCGACTCCGCTCCCCCGCCTTCCGCGGATTCCATGCCTCCGCGTGCCGCTGACAAGGAGGGGTCCCCGTGACTTCCCCCGCTCCGGAGGGCGGCGCCGCGCCGCTCCGTACCCGTGCGCTGGACGCGCTGGCACTGGCCCGTGACCGCGTCCTCGGCCTGGCCGGCTGTGTCGATGACACCGAACTCACCGCTCAGCACTCGCCGTTGATGTCTCCCCTGGTGTGGGACATGGCGCACATCGCGAACCAGGAGGAACAGTGGCTGCTGCGCGCGGCCGGTGGCCTGGCGGCCATCCGGCCCGAGATCGACTCCCTCTACGACGCGTTCGAACACCCGCGTGCCGAGCGGCCGGCCCTGCCGCTGCTGCCGCCCGGTGAGGCGCGCGGCTACCTGGCCGAGGTCCGGGGACGCGCCGTCGACGTCCTGGAGACGGCGCGGCTCAGCGGCGCCGGGCGGCTCCTTGAGGACGGTTTCGCGTTCGGCATGATCGCCCAGCACGAGCAGCAGCACGCCGAGACGATGCTCATCACGCACCAGCTGCGGCGCGGCCCGGCCGCGCTGGCCGCTCCCCCGCCCCCGTCGGCGCCGCCCTGCGCGGCGCTGCTCCCGGCCGAAGTGGTGGTGCCCGCAGGTGCGTTCACCATGGGTACCGACGACGAGCCCTGGGCCCTGGACAACGAGCGGCCCGCCCACCGCCGCCGGCTGCCGGCCTTCTCTATCGACACGGTGCCGGTCACCAACGCCGCCTATCAGCACTTCATCGCGGACGGCGGCTACCGCGACCCGCGCTGGTGGGCTCCCGCGGGCTGGGAGCAGGTGCGGCGCAACGGGTGGCGGGCGCCGCTGTTCTGGCGCGACGACGGGGCGGGCGGCTGGTGGCGCCGTCGCTTCGGCGTGTCCGAGCCGGTACCCGCCGACGAGCCGGTGCTGCACGTGAGCTGGTACGAGGCGGACGCGTACGCCCGGTGGGCGGGACGGCGCCTGCCGACCGAGGCCGAGTGGGAGAAGGCGGCCCGGTACGACCCGGCCACCGGGCGCAGCCGCCGCTTCCCCTGGGGCGAGGAGCCTCCCGGGCCGCAGCACGCGAACCTGGGCCAGCGCCACCTGCGGCCGGCCCCGGCCGGCAGCTATCCGGCCGGTGCCTCGGCGACAGGGGCACGGCAGCTGCTCGGCGACGTGTGGGAGTGGACGGCGAGCGACTTCGGCCCGTACCCGGGGTTCGCGCCCTTCCCGTACCGCGAGTACTCGGAGGTGTTCTTCGGCCCGGCACACAAGGTGCTGCGGGGCGGGGGTTTCGGCGTGGGCGCGGTCGTCGCGCGCGCGACGTTCCGCAACTGGGACTACCCGGTCCGCCGGCAGATCTTCTCCGGCTTCCGCACGGCCGGTCTGTTGCCGGCGGAGGACGTGTGAGCGGCGCCTCGGGGACGGCTACGCCACGGACGGCGTGCGGCCAAGGGACGGAGGGGCGTGGCTGATGTGCCGTCACCTGGGTTACGTGGGGCCGGTCCGCGCGCTCGGCGAGGTGCTGACGCGGCCGGAATTCTCCCTGGTACGGCAGTCGTGGGCGCCGCGTCGCCAGGGGCACGGGACGGTGAACGCGGACGGCTTCGGCGTCGGCTGGTACGCCGAGGGCGACCCGCAGCCGGCGCGGTACCGCCGGACCGGCCCGGTGTGGGCGGACGGCTCGTTCCCGGACCTGTGCCGGGTGGTGCGCTCGGACGGGATCCTGGCGGCCGTCCGGGACGCCACCGACGGCTGCGCGGGCGGGGAGGCGGCGGTCGCCCCGTTCGGCGCCGGCCACTGGCTGTTCAGCCACAACGGGGCGATCACCGGCTGGCCGGCGTCCGTGGCCGAGGTGGCCGCCCGCACGCTGGCCACCGGGGAGTTCCTGGACATAGAGGCCCGCAGCGACGCCGCGCTGGCCTGGGCCC
This sequence is a window from Streptomyces sp. NBC_01775. Protein-coding genes within it:
- the egtA gene encoding ergothioneine biosynthesis glutamate--cysteine ligase EgtA; protein product: MTVIESGEARGLLSEEAALARVRGVCFKTGPPRRVGVELEWLVHPLDGAGAAPGEGSGKGDAAAPAAISATALRAAVDAVRELPLSSAISLEPGGQVEFSSPPATSLPACVETVGADLAAARTLLSRHGMRLVGRGLDDRAACRLLDDPRYRAMESFFDRTGPAGRIMMCSSASVQVCLDAGVAGRGPFGLGRRWFLAHVLGAVFTAAFANSPLTEGPWAGWRSGRQAVWAALDGYRNLAPAGMGRGDPRTLWARYALDAPVLCVRSEDGPWTVPGDGMTFREWINRSHTPGGPRGRPAGGPGEPGRPPDPTDLDYHLTTLFPPVRPQGHLELRMIDAQPGEDGWIVPLAVAMALFNDVVAAETAFRAVRPLAGLADGAPAPRNALWVRAARDGLTDPGLRAAAVTCFAAAREALPRLGAGRAVRAAVEEFSARYVARGRCPADDVLDGCRAAPFSAAPFDATPFGAAPFDSAPPPSADSMPPRAADKEGSP
- the egtC gene encoding ergothioneine biosynthesis protein EgtC, producing the protein MCRHLGYVGPVRALGEVLTRPEFSLVRQSWAPRRQGHGTVNADGFGVGWYAEGDPQPARYRRTGPVWADGSFPDLCRVVRSDGILAAVRDATDGCAGGEAAVAPFGAGHWLFSHNGAITGWPASVAEVAARTLATGEFLDIEARSDAALAWALVLHHLRAGAGPAPALARVAAELAAAAPGSRLNFLLTDGRTLAGTAVGESLWYLPRPHESLTVASEPDDTDPRWRQVPDGQVVTGDATRVELALLEDL
- the egtB gene encoding ergothioneine biosynthesis protein EgtB; the encoded protein is MTSPAPEGGAAPLRTRALDALALARDRVLGLAGCVDDTELTAQHSPLMSPLVWDMAHIANQEEQWLLRAAGGLAAIRPEIDSLYDAFEHPRAERPALPLLPPGEARGYLAEVRGRAVDVLETARLSGAGRLLEDGFAFGMIAQHEQQHAETMLITHQLRRGPAALAAPPPPSAPPCAALLPAEVVVPAGAFTMGTDDEPWALDNERPAHRRRLPAFSIDTVPVTNAAYQHFIADGGYRDPRWWAPAGWEQVRRNGWRAPLFWRDDGAGGWWRRRFGVSEPVPADEPVLHVSWYEADAYARWAGRRLPTEAEWEKAARYDPATGRSRRFPWGEEPPGPQHANLGQRHLRPAPAGSYPAGASATGARQLLGDVWEWTASDFGPYPGFAPFPYREYSEVFFGPAHKVLRGGGFGVGAVVARATFRNWDYPVRRQIFSGFRTAGLLPAEDV